One genomic window of Psychrobacillus sp. INOP01 includes the following:
- the pheT gene encoding phenylalanine--tRNA ligase subunit beta — MLVSTKWLSEYVNTQGLDPKDLGEKITRAGIEVDAVIDRSHGMTNVVVGYVKEKVKHPEADKLNICQVDVGEETTQIICGAPNVEAGQKVIVARPGAVLPGGMKIKKAKLRGEESNGMICSLQELGIEGRLVSKAYADGIYVLPETAVPGESVLPLLGLDDVVLELGLTPNRSDALSMLGVAYEVGAILSEDMKYPEAAYSESNEKATDYLNLKVDAIEENPMYIAKVVKNIQVKESPLWLQHRLMAAGVRPHNNVVDITNYVLMEYGQPLHAFDYDRLETKEIVVRLAGEGEKIVTLDDQERTLKSNHLVITNGNEPVAIAGVMGGANSEVHDGTTTVVIESAYFVGGSVRQTSKDHNLRSDASARFEKGVDPNRVILAAERAASLLAELAGGEVLAGSVIVDELDKTPIEVVVSPDFINNRLGMKISLEDMTSILSRLKFDYQAANGLLYIKAPTRRQDIKIEEDIIEEIARMYGYDEIPMTLPVEESKPGGLSSYQAKRRQVRAYLEGAGLYQAITYSLTSKEMSQKFALETAPVTELLMPMSEERSILRQSLIPHLLEAVTYNTARQADTVALYEVGSVFLGETESGLPHEQEHLAAVISGKWLDHSWQGEKKAVDFFVLKGIVEGLMDLLGHTNELTFERAVVDGLHPGRTASIKLAGEEIGLIAQLHPSEQKARDLKETYVVEMNLAKVLNKEVEALYYAPVSKFPSITRDIALVVDSEKATGELQAIIQLSGGRLLKNVHLFDLYEGEKMEPGKKSVAFSLTYFDPERTLTDEEVVNAHNKVLKALAEQVGAELRG, encoded by the coding sequence ATGTTAGTTTCGACGAAATGGTTATCAGAATATGTAAATACACAAGGATTAGATCCAAAAGATTTAGGGGAGAAAATCACGCGTGCAGGTATTGAAGTAGATGCAGTAATTGATCGTTCTCATGGAATGACAAATGTTGTCGTTGGTTATGTGAAAGAAAAAGTTAAGCACCCAGAAGCAGATAAACTAAATATTTGTCAGGTAGATGTTGGTGAAGAAACTACACAAATTATTTGTGGAGCACCTAATGTAGAAGCAGGGCAAAAAGTAATCGTTGCTCGTCCAGGAGCAGTACTTCCAGGGGGCATGAAGATTAAAAAAGCTAAGCTTCGCGGGGAAGAATCGAACGGTATGATTTGTTCTCTTCAAGAATTAGGGATTGAAGGACGACTAGTCTCTAAAGCATATGCTGATGGGATTTATGTTCTTCCCGAAACAGCAGTTCCTGGGGAAAGTGTTCTTCCATTACTAGGTTTAGATGATGTTGTTTTAGAGCTTGGATTAACACCAAACCGTTCGGATGCATTGAGTATGCTTGGTGTAGCGTATGAAGTTGGCGCAATTTTATCCGAAGATATGAAATACCCAGAAGCAGCCTATTCTGAGAGTAATGAAAAAGCAACGGATTACTTAAATCTTAAAGTAGATGCAATCGAAGAAAATCCGATGTATATTGCTAAAGTTGTGAAAAATATTCAAGTAAAAGAATCACCACTTTGGTTACAGCATCGTTTAATGGCTGCTGGAGTTCGCCCACATAATAATGTAGTAGACATTACGAACTATGTACTAATGGAATACGGTCAACCACTTCATGCATTTGACTATGACCGTCTAGAAACAAAAGAAATTGTTGTTCGTCTTGCGGGTGAAGGAGAAAAAATTGTTACCCTTGATGATCAAGAACGTACTTTGAAATCGAATCACTTAGTTATTACAAATGGAAATGAGCCAGTTGCAATTGCCGGTGTGATGGGTGGAGCTAATTCAGAAGTTCACGATGGAACGACGACCGTTGTAATCGAGTCAGCATACTTTGTAGGTGGTTCTGTTCGTCAAACATCAAAAGATCATAACTTACGCAGTGATGCGAGTGCACGTTTTGAAAAAGGTGTCGACCCAAATCGTGTAATTCTTGCGGCTGAGCGTGCAGCAAGCCTTCTTGCAGAGCTTGCAGGAGGAGAAGTGTTGGCGGGTTCTGTGATTGTTGATGAGCTAGACAAAACTCCTATTGAAGTGGTTGTATCTCCAGACTTTATCAATAACCGTTTAGGGATGAAGATTTCCTTAGAGGATATGACATCTATTTTATCTAGATTAAAATTTGATTACCAAGCAGCAAACGGTCTTTTGTACATTAAAGCGCCAACTCGTCGCCAGGATATTAAAATCGAAGAAGATATAATAGAAGAAATTGCTCGTATGTATGGCTATGATGAAATTCCAATGACATTACCAGTCGAGGAATCCAAACCAGGCGGATTATCATCATATCAAGCAAAACGTCGTCAAGTACGTGCCTACTTAGAAGGTGCTGGTCTATATCAAGCAATTACGTATTCATTAACTTCCAAAGAAATGTCACAGAAATTTGCTTTAGAAACTGCTCCAGTGACAGAATTATTAATGCCGATGAGTGAAGAACGTAGCATCCTACGCCAAAGTCTAATCCCGCATTTACTTGAAGCTGTTACGTATAATACAGCTCGTCAAGCGGATACAGTTGCACTATATGAAGTAGGATCAGTTTTCTTAGGTGAAACAGAATCAGGTTTACCTCATGAGCAAGAGCATCTAGCAGCAGTAATCTCTGGTAAATGGTTAGACCATAGCTGGCAAGGTGAGAAAAAAGCAGTGGATTTCTTTGTATTAAAAGGAATTGTGGAAGGATTAATGGACCTTCTTGGACATACAAATGAGCTTACATTTGAGCGTGCAGTAGTAGATGGCTTACATCCTGGACGTACAGCTTCTATTAAGTTAGCAGGAGAAGAAATCGGACTAATCGCTCAATTACACCCATCTGAGCAAAAAGCTCGTGATTTGAAAGAAACATATGTGGTGGAAATGAATTTAGCAAAAGTGCTAAACAAAGAAGTAGAAGCATTATATTATGCACCTGTTTCTAAATTCCCGTCAATTACACGTGATATTGCACTAGTTGTAGACAGTGAAAAAGCTACTGGTGAGCTTCAAGCAATTATTCAACTTTCGGGTGGAAGATTACTGAAAAATGTACATCTATTCGATTTATATGAAGGAGAAAAAATGGAGCCAGGTAAAAAATCGGTTGCATTCTCTCTAACATACTTCGATCCAGAGCGTACCCTTACGGACGAAGAAGTAGTAAATGCACATAACAAAGTATTGAAAGCACTTGCTGAACAAGTAGGAGCAGAGCTTAGAGGATAA
- the pheS gene encoding phenylalanine--tRNA ligase subunit alpha: MEAQLQQLKEEVLQKIEASGNVKELNDVRVAYLGKKGPITDLLKGMGKLPAEERPIMGALVNVVREEVTTVLEARMTLLQEQAINEQLEKESIDVTLPGRPVKTGNHHPLTRVVEEIEDLFISMGYEIAEGPEVEKDYYNFEALNLPKGHPARDMQDSFYISEDILLRTHTSPVQARTMEAKEGQPIKIICPGKVYRRDSDDATHSHQFTQIEGLVIGENIRMSDLKGTLSIFAKKMFGDDREIRLRPSFFPFTEPSVEMDISCFKCGGDGCNVCKKTGWLEILGAGMVHPNVLEMAGYDSKKLSGFAFGMGPERIAMLKYGVEDIRHFYTNDVRFLSQFHRTEV, from the coding sequence ATGGAAGCACAACTTCAACAGTTAAAAGAAGAAGTACTACAAAAAATTGAAGCTTCAGGCAACGTTAAAGAACTAAATGACGTGCGTGTTGCCTACTTAGGGAAAAAAGGACCGATTACGGATCTACTAAAAGGAATGGGTAAACTTCCTGCAGAAGAGCGTCCAATAATGGGAGCACTAGTAAATGTCGTTCGTGAAGAGGTAACTACTGTATTAGAAGCGCGTATGACATTACTTCAAGAACAGGCTATCAATGAGCAATTAGAAAAAGAATCTATTGATGTAACTTTACCAGGTCGTCCCGTGAAGACTGGAAATCATCATCCACTTACTCGAGTAGTAGAGGAGATTGAAGATTTATTTATAAGCATGGGTTATGAGATTGCTGAAGGTCCTGAAGTAGAGAAAGACTATTACAATTTTGAAGCATTGAATTTACCAAAAGGTCATCCAGCTCGTGATATGCAGGATTCTTTTTATATTTCAGAGGATATTCTTTTACGTACACACACGTCTCCAGTGCAGGCTCGTACGATGGAAGCAAAGGAAGGCCAACCAATTAAGATTATTTGTCCTGGTAAAGTGTATCGTCGTGATAGTGACGATGCGACACATTCACACCAATTTACACAAATTGAAGGACTTGTTATCGGGGAAAATATTCGCATGAGTGATCTTAAAGGTACTCTTTCTATATTTGCGAAGAAAATGTTTGGGGACGACCGTGAAATCCGTCTACGTCCAAGCTTTTTCCCATTCACGGAGCCTTCTGTGGAAATGGATATTTCTTGCTTTAAATGTGGTGGCGATGGCTGTAACGTTTGTAAGAAAACAGGCTGGCTCGAGATTTTAGGTGCTGGTATGGTTCATCCAAACGTTTTAGAGATGGCTGGCTATGATTCTAAAAAGCTTTCTGGATTTGCATTTGGTATGGGTCCAGAACGTATTGCAATGTTGAAATATGGAGTGGAAGATATTCGTCATTTCTATACGAATGATGTGCGTTTCTTATCGCAATTCCACCGAACAGAAGTGTAA
- a CDS encoding RNA methyltransferase translates to MKRIESPQNSLVKHWKKLLSVRKERDKTGEFIIEGYHLVEEAIKQKENVLTIMISDTAEVPENWDIENMEVVEINDLIKKELAETEHTQGIFAHCKQQTVNEEEHVNWNRILLIDAVQDPGNIGTMIRTADAAGLDAVILGKGSADAYNSKTLRSAQGSHFHLPIIKGNLSDWVEKLKERKVTVYGTAFENSTPYNEVKKEESFALIVGNEGSGISKDLLEETDQNIIVPLLGQAESLNVAVATGILLYGLTLK, encoded by the coding sequence ATGAAACGAATTGAATCTCCCCAAAATTCTCTAGTAAAGCATTGGAAAAAATTATTAAGTGTTAGAAAAGAACGAGACAAAACAGGAGAATTCATTATAGAAGGATATCATTTAGTAGAAGAAGCTATTAAGCAAAAAGAAAATGTACTCACTATAATGATAAGCGATACAGCTGAAGTTCCGGAAAATTGGGATATAGAAAATATGGAAGTTGTAGAAATAAATGATTTGATAAAAAAAGAGCTAGCCGAAACAGAGCATACGCAAGGTATATTTGCGCATTGCAAGCAACAAACTGTGAATGAAGAAGAGCATGTTAACTGGAATCGCATATTATTAATAGATGCGGTGCAAGATCCAGGGAATATCGGCACAATGATTCGTACCGCAGATGCGGCTGGTCTTGATGCTGTTATTCTTGGAAAAGGATCAGCAGATGCCTATAATTCAAAAACATTGCGTTCGGCACAGGGATCTCACTTTCATTTGCCAATCATTAAAGGTAATCTCTCTGATTGGGTAGAAAAGTTGAAAGAACGAAAAGTAACCGTCTATGGTACAGCGTTTGAAAATTCTACACCTTATAATGAAGTGAAAAAAGAAGAATCATTTGCGTTAATCGTCGGAAATGAAGGAAGTGGTATTAGTAAAGATCTTCTTGAGGAAACCGACCAAAATATTATCGTTCCTTTATTAGGACAAGCAGAGTCATTAAATGTCGCAGTAGCTACGGGAATTCTCTTATACGGACTTACGTTAAAATAA